attgtaattgtatatgtatatatcatttgtgtatttcaATTGCAATTGTTTTTGTTTTTGTATTTGTATATGTGTATCTCATTTGTGTATTTCAATTGTAATTGTTTTTGTAATTGTTTTATTTCAATTGCTAAACACATACAGATTGAATTTGTTTCTGGTGATGATTTATGTGTTTTTGTTTTGTGTGAGTAGGAGAGTTTGATTGGAGGTAGTAGTAGAATTAATCAATTGCAGACAATTCAAAAGATGAGGAAATCGAATAGGCGATTTGCAGTTCGAGCTAATGCGAAAGATATTGCGTTTGATCAGAAGTCGAGAGCGGCTATGCAAGCTGGTATCGATAAACTCGCAGACGTTGTTGGACTTACTCTTGGACCTAGAGGTATTAAattttaatagttctatcttttggtTGTTAGGTATAAATGTATAATTGATATGTGTGATGAACATATTTGGAATTTATGATAATTACAATTTACaatgaattatgattatgaattcAATTAACAGTTGTCTTAGTGTGGTGTTACTTATAGCTTGTTGGTAATGTAGAGAAAAAGGGATTTAAACTCTAGTTttatatttttgttacaaacttgcTGTAACACTTATTCATTTTAGCACTGTTGTTACTTTTAGATGAAGCTTTTGACTAAAGTATTTGAAATGATTAGGGAGAAATGTTGTTTTGGACGAATATGGTTCCCCAAAGGTGGTTAATGATGGAGTTACAATCGCCAGAGCTATCGAACTACCTGATGCTATGGAAAATGCTGGTGCTGCTCTTATTAGAGAGGTTAGTAACAACAGTGctagtttgactttgaccaattttgaccttgttttgaccaattttgacttatttttttgactaatcCGGAATTTAGACTGAGTTTTTACCGATTTTCCGAGTAAACCCAGGTTTTGTCCAAGTTTGACTGAgttttgaccatgtttgaccaattgAATTATGCAGGTTGCTAGCAGAACTAATGACTCAGCTGGTGATGGTACAACAACAGCATCGGTTCTTGCTCGTGAGATTATTAAACTTGGTCTCTTGAGTGTAACTTCAGGTGCTAATCCGGTGTCATTAAAGAAAGGTATTGATAAGACTGTATTGGGTTTAATTGAGGAATTAGAGAAGAGATCTAGACCTGTTAAAGGCCGTGATGATATTAGAGGTAAGAAAATTTTTTATATttcaaattttaatatatatattttttaatgttTTGATTAAAGTGTTTGACTTGTTTTTGTTTAAAGCCATTGCTTCAATCTCTGCTGGAAACGATGATGTCATCGGTACCATGATTGCTGATGCTATCGACAAGGTTGGACCAGACGGTGTATTATCGATTGAGTCATCTTCCTCTTTTGAGACAACTGTTGATGTTGAAGAAGGAATGGAGGTttgtattatattgtaatataattttcttcaccatcttcaagaggtggcaaaatgggtagGGAGGGTGGGTGATTTGGGTAACTTTTCCAAAGGGAAAATTTTGGTATGGCATGAAACATGTCCGGTTGGTTGAACTAAGTTGACCACTTCTATCAGCCCATTTATAAGTAAATATGATGAAATTATCACCTGAAATTTATTCAATTAACCCAATATTGATGGATCTGAGCTGatgttgttattttttttttttttgcagattgatagAGGATACATATCCCCACAGTTTGTTACCAACCCCGAGAAACTGTTGGTTGAATTTGAGAACGCTAGGGTTTTAGTTACAGACCAAAAAATATCTTCAATAAAGGATATAATTCCCCTATTGGAAAAAACGACCCAATTAAGAGCTCCTTTGTTAATTATTGCCGAGGATATTACTGGTGAGGCTTTGGCGACACTTGTTGTAAATAAGTTGCGAGGTATCCTTAATGTTGCTGCCATTAAGGCACCTGGTTTTGGTGAGAGGAGAAAGGCTTTGCTTCAAGATATTGCTATTGTTACAGGTACATTTAGTTTTCTTTTGGTTTATTAGTACTAGACACTAGTGGCAAAATGGGCGGGttgtttaatgggtcaaaatgggtttttggttgATCTAAAATAGAGCGGGTCTGGTTGACttcaaaacatctttttgctaaAAAAATTTACTTACACGTATGATATAGTAGTCCAAATACTATAATAAAAATTAGGAAATTGTACTCGTTCAAACTTtgtcaaaattggtcaaaactcgggattactcagaAAATCAGTCAAAATGTGTCAAAGTCAAACATGGTCAATACCCATGTACTCTCCGAGTTGCTTAGCAATCCCTAAAAAGTCCTGATCGAGTACCCCGCGattagcgatttttgcaaccttgggcGGGTCgcataatgggtcaaaatggggtTTTTTGTATGATCTAGTTGACTCCAAAACACCTTTTTTCTAAAAATTTCAAGTTATTCATATGATATTGTAGTCCAAATTCCttcatataaaaataatacttatacgACCTACTTGGGTGACTTTCGACCTGTTGACCCGTTTTATTTCTAACCCTCTGAAATTATTGCTAAAAATTTCAAGTTATTCATATGATATTATACTCCAAAttcttaaaataaaaataattataggaAATTATTGGGCGACTTTCGACCTGTTTTGACCCGTTTCATTTCTTACTCTTTGTTTGTTTTCACATGTTATAGGTTCCAAATCGACCTGTTCATAAGTATTGGGTCTAACTCAACACCTCTTTTATTAGATATGACTCAAGTTTAGTTAGTTGATTAATTGTTTGTTTATGCTGTTTTTAATTCGTTGTAGGAGCCGAGTATCAAGCGAGTGACTTAGGTCTACTAATCGAAAGTACAACTGTCGAGCAGCTCGGTACAGCCCGAAAAATAACAATAACCAAAGACTCAACAACCATTATTGCTGACGCAGCATCAAAGGACGAAATACAATCAAGAATCGCTCAAATAAAAAAAGAATTATCCGAAACCGATTCCGTTTACGACACTGAAAAACTAGCCGAGAGAATCGCGAAATTATCTGGCGGTGTTGCGGTTATTAAAGTTGGTGCTGCAACCGAAACTGAATTAGAAGACCGTAAGCTTCGTATTGAAGATGCTAAAAATGCAACGTTTGCTGCCATTGAAGAAGGTATTGTTAGCATATATAGATACATAATGGGCTAATACTATACACACTAATGATCATATAATGtacatattaatataattatatatcctAACAGGTATTGTACCTGGTGGTGGTGCTGCGTTTGTTCATCTATCGACACTTGTTCCTGCTATTAAGGAGACAATTGAAGATCCAGAAGAACGATTAGGTGCTGACATCATTCAAAAGGTTAGTAACctttttttaatttaaaaaaagaTGATAAATAGCGGGTTAAACAAGTCATTCTTTAGGAAAATATAGGTGGTGTTTGGTTGacagaaagtttttattttttattttttttgaaaggcaagttgttggcatcgaatactctcatttgccacgcatGCACGCGCTtttgggcaggaaacccgaaccgcattacagggatccgaaccttataccattccgaggggcaggcggtcggacctgagtcctgaatacgggtcggtaaaaccttccccggggcaattcggctttcaggaaataaatcCCATGAATATTTTTAAGGGGggggactcgaacttgagacctccccaccCCCATCCCAATGCCCAAGTGCAAAG
This genomic stretch from Rutidosis leptorrhynchoides isolate AG116_Rl617_1_P2 chromosome 11, CSIRO_AGI_Rlap_v1, whole genome shotgun sequence harbors:
- the LOC139874228 gene encoding ruBisCO large subunit-binding protein subunit alpha — translated: MASANAITTASIFSSHKKESLIGGSSRINQLQTIQKMRKSNRRFAVRANAKDIAFDQKSRAAMQAGIDKLADVVGLTLGPRGRNVVLDEYGSPKVVNDGVTIARAIELPDAMENAGAALIREVASRTNDSAGDGTTTASVLAREIIKLGLLSVTSGANPVSLKKGIDKTVLGLIEELEKRSRPVKGRDDIRAIASISAGNDDVIGTMIADAIDKVGPDGVLSIESSSSFETTVDVEEGMEIDRGYISPQFVTNPEKLLVEFENARVLVTDQKISSIKDIIPLLEKTTQLRAPLLIIAEDITGEALATLVVNKLRGILNVAAIKAPGFGERRKALLQDIAIVTGAEYQASDLGLLIESTTVEQLGTARKITITKDSTTIIADAASKDEIQSRIAQIKKELSETDSVYDTEKLAERIAKLSGGVAVIKVGAATETELEDRKLRIEDAKNATFAAIEEGIVPGGGAAFVHLSTLVPAIKETIEDPEERLGADIIQKALVAPASLIAQNAGVEGEVVVEKVKESEWEMGYNAMTDKYENLVESGVIDPAKVTRCALQNAASVSGMVLTTQAIVVEKAKPKTTVAGAPQGMTI